Proteins encoded together in one Eubalaena glacialis isolate mEubGla1 chromosome 7, mEubGla1.1.hap2.+ XY, whole genome shotgun sequence window:
- the LSMEM2 gene encoding leucine-rich single-pass membrane protein 2 isoform X2, producing MPEGRPQRQVEQFANKDTVAPTRSRAPLAPNHVQEVRLHRVESISDLHSGGSLWPYLAEEAQPWDELLGILPPSMCAQTGCSPAHSRGSFLLLLALLVLTCLVLAVLAVYLSVLQSESLRVLAHTLRTQEEMLLKLRLASLSQLRRLNSSEARAPS from the exons ATGCCTGAGGGGAGACCTCAAAGGCAAGTGGAACAGTTTGCTAACAAAG ACACCGTGGCACCGACAAGGAGCAGGGCACCACTGGCTCCTAATCATGTGCAGGAGGTTCGCCTACACCGGGTGGAGTCCATCAGCGATCTGCACAGTGGAG GTTCACTGTGGCCCTACCTGGCCGAGGAGGCGCAGCCATGGGATGAGCTGCTGGGCATCCTGCCTCCATCGATGTGCGCCCAGACCGGCTGCAGCCCCGCGCACAGCCGCGGCagcttcctgctgctgctggcaCTGCTGGTGCTCACCTGCCTGGTGCTGGCTGTCCTGGCTGTCTACCTGAGTG TGCTGCAGAGCGAATCCCTACGCGTGCTGGCGCACACACTGCGAACGCAGGAGGAAATGCTGCTCAAACTCCGGCTCGCCAGCCTCAGCCAGCTGCGGAGGCTCAACTCAAGTGAGGCCCGAGCACCCAGTTGA
- the IFRD2 gene encoding interferon-related developmental regulator 2 isoform X4, which produces MPRARKGSAPRRGGQRSGGARSSTQADSGSSEDEAASEARSTTSECPSLLSTAAEESFGGDAVDEQGQQEDLEEKLKEYVDCLTDKSTKTRQGALESLRLALAAHLLPDFLLERRLTLADALEKCLKKGKGEEQALAAAVLGLLCVQLGPGPKGEELFHSLQPLLVSVLSDSTASPAARLHCASALGLGCYVAATDVQDLVSCLTCLEGVFSRSCGVGGSTAPVVPVSLQGLLCAALQAWALLLTICPSAHISRILDRQLPQLPQLLSSESVNLRMAAGETIALLFELTRDLEEDFVYEDMEALCSALRTLATDSNKYRAKADRRRQRSTFRSVLHFVEGGECEEETVRFGLEVLYVDSWARRRVYAAFKDALGSGMHHHLQNNELLRDIFGLGPVLVLDATALKACKISRFEKHLYNAAAFKARTKARSRVRDKRADIL; this is translated from the exons GTGCCCGGAGCAGTACCCAAGCTGACTCAGGTTCCAGTGAGGATGAGGCAGCCAGCGAGGCCCGCAGCACCACCAGTGAATGTCCCAGCCTTCTTAGCACCGCAGCAGAGGAAAGCTTTG GGGGGGATGCCGTGGATGAGCAGGGCCAGCAGGAAGACCTTGAGGAGAAGTTGAAGGAATATGTGGACTGCCTCACAGACAAGAG TACCAAGACCCGGCAGGGTGCTCTTGAGAGCCTGCGTCTGGCCCTAGCAGCGCACCTACTCCCCGACTTCTTGCTGGAGCGCCGCCTCACACTGGCTGATGCCTTGGAAAAGTGCCTCAAGAAAG GGAAGGGCGAGGAACAGGCCCTTGCCGCTGCTGTGCTAGGCCTGCTGTGCGTTCAGCTGGGCCCTGGACCCAAGGGTGAGGAGTTATTCCACAGCCTGCAGCCCCTGCTGGTCTCTGTGCTTAGTGACAGCACAGCTAGCCCTGCTGCCCGGCTCCAC TGCGCTTCTGCTCTTGGCCTGGGCTGCTACGTGGCTGCCACCGATGTCCAG GACCTGGTCTCCTGCCTCACCTGCTTGGAAGGCGTTTTCAGCCGGTCCtgtggtgtgggtggctccacaGCCCCTGTGGTCCCTGTCAGCCTGCAGGGCTTGCTCTGTGCTGCCCTGCAGGCCTGGGCCTTGCTACTCACCATCTGCCCCAGCGCCCATATCAGCCGCATCCTGGACAG GCAGCtgccccagctgccccagctctTGTCCAGTGAAAGTGTGAACCTGCGGATGGCTGCCGGCGAGACCATCGCATTGCTTTTTGAGCTCACCCGGGACCTTGAG gaggaCTTTGTTTACGAGGACATGGAGGCCCTCTGCAGCGCGCTGCGCACTCTGGCCACTGACAGCAACAAGTATCGGGCCAAGGCTGACCGCCGGCGCCAACGCTCTACCTTCCGGTCCGTGCTGCACTTTGTCGAG GGCGGCGAGTGTGAGGAGGAGACAGTCCGCTTCGGGCTCGAGGTACTCTATGTGGACAGCTGGGCTCGGCGCCGGGTCTACGCTGCCTTCAAGGACGCGCTGGGTTCCGGCATGCACCACCACCTCCAG AACAACGAGCTACTCCGTGACATCTTTGGTCTGGGCCCTGTGCTGGTGCTGGATGCCACTGCCCTGAAGGCCTGCAAGATCTCACGTTTTGAGAAG CACCTGTACAACGCTGCTGCCTTCAAAGCCAGGACCAAGGCGCGCAGCCGTGTGCGGGACAAGCGGGCAGACATCCTGTGA
- the IFRD2 gene encoding interferon-related developmental regulator 2 isoform X2 has protein sequence MPRARKGSAPRRGGQRSGGARSSTQADSGSSEDEAASEARSTTSECPSLLSTAAEESFGGDAVDEQGQQEDLEEKLKEYVDCLTDKSTKTRQGALESLRLALAAHLLPDFLLERRLTLADALEKCLKKGKGEEQALAAAVLGLLCVQLGPGPKGEELFHSLQPLLVSVLSDSTASPAARLHQCASALGLGCYVAATDVQDLVSCLTCLEGVFSRSCGVGGSTAPVVPVSLQGLLCAALQAWALLLTICPSAHISRILDRQLPQLPQLLSSESVNLRMAAGETIALLFELTRDLEPTELRLLLPRPPSLPLQEDFVYEDMEALCSALRTLATDSNKYRAKADRRRQRSTFRSVLHFVEGGECEEETVRFGLEVLYVDSWARRRVYAAFKDALGSGMHHHLQNNELLRDIFGLGPVLVLDATALKACKISRFEKHLYNAAAFKARTKARSRVRDKRADIL, from the exons GTGCCCGGAGCAGTACCCAAGCTGACTCAGGTTCCAGTGAGGATGAGGCAGCCAGCGAGGCCCGCAGCACCACCAGTGAATGTCCCAGCCTTCTTAGCACCGCAGCAGAGGAAAGCTTTG GGGGGGATGCCGTGGATGAGCAGGGCCAGCAGGAAGACCTTGAGGAGAAGTTGAAGGAATATGTGGACTGCCTCACAGACAAGAG TACCAAGACCCGGCAGGGTGCTCTTGAGAGCCTGCGTCTGGCCCTAGCAGCGCACCTACTCCCCGACTTCTTGCTGGAGCGCCGCCTCACACTGGCTGATGCCTTGGAAAAGTGCCTCAAGAAAG GGAAGGGCGAGGAACAGGCCCTTGCCGCTGCTGTGCTAGGCCTGCTGTGCGTTCAGCTGGGCCCTGGACCCAAGGGTGAGGAGTTATTCCACAGCCTGCAGCCCCTGCTGGTCTCTGTGCTTAGTGACAGCACAGCTAGCCCTGCTGCCCGGCTCCAC CAGTGCGCTTCTGCTCTTGGCCTGGGCTGCTACGTGGCTGCCACCGATGTCCAG GACCTGGTCTCCTGCCTCACCTGCTTGGAAGGCGTTTTCAGCCGGTCCtgtggtgtgggtggctccacaGCCCCTGTGGTCCCTGTCAGCCTGCAGGGCTTGCTCTGTGCTGCCCTGCAGGCCTGGGCCTTGCTACTCACCATCTGCCCCAGCGCCCATATCAGCCGCATCCTGGACAG GCAGCtgccccagctgccccagctctTGTCCAGTGAAAGTGTGAACCTGCGGATGGCTGCCGGCGAGACCATCGCATTGCTTTTTGAGCTCACCCGGGACCTTGAG CCAACAGAGCTCAGGCTTCTGCTCCCACGTCCTCCatcgctcccactgcaggaggaCTTTGTTTACGAGGACATGGAGGCCCTCTGCAGCGCGCTGCGCACTCTGGCCACTGACAGCAACAAGTATCGGGCCAAGGCTGACCGCCGGCGCCAACGCTCTACCTTCCGGTCCGTGCTGCACTTTGTCGAG GGCGGCGAGTGTGAGGAGGAGACAGTCCGCTTCGGGCTCGAGGTACTCTATGTGGACAGCTGGGCTCGGCGCCGGGTCTACGCTGCCTTCAAGGACGCGCTGGGTTCCGGCATGCACCACCACCTCCAG AACAACGAGCTACTCCGTGACATCTTTGGTCTGGGCCCTGTGCTGGTGCTGGATGCCACTGCCCTGAAGGCCTGCAAGATCTCACGTTTTGAGAAG CACCTGTACAACGCTGCTGCCTTCAAAGCCAGGACCAAGGCGCGCAGCCGTGTGCGGGACAAGCGGGCAGACATCCTGTGA
- the IFRD2 gene encoding interferon-related developmental regulator 2 isoform X3, whose amino-acid sequence MPRARKGSAPRRGGQRSGGARSSTQADSGSSEDEAASEARSTTSECPSLLSTAAEESFGGDAVDEQGQQEDLEEKLKEYVDCLTDKSTKTRQGALESLRLALAAHLLPDFLLERRLTLADALEKCLKKGKGEEQALAAAVLGLLCVQLGPGPKGEELFHSLQPLLVSVLSDSTASPAARLHCASALGLGCYVAATDVQDLVSCLTCLEGVFSRSCGVGGSTAPVVPVSLQGLLCAALQAWALLLTICPSAHISRILDRQLPQLPQLLSSESVNLRMAAGETIALLFELTRDLEPTELRLLLPRPPSLPLQEDFVYEDMEALCSALRTLATDSNKYRAKADRRRQRSTFRSVLHFVEGGECEEETVRFGLEVLYVDSWARRRVYAAFKDALGSGMHHHLQNNELLRDIFGLGPVLVLDATALKACKISRFEKHLYNAAAFKARTKARSRVRDKRADIL is encoded by the exons GTGCCCGGAGCAGTACCCAAGCTGACTCAGGTTCCAGTGAGGATGAGGCAGCCAGCGAGGCCCGCAGCACCACCAGTGAATGTCCCAGCCTTCTTAGCACCGCAGCAGAGGAAAGCTTTG GGGGGGATGCCGTGGATGAGCAGGGCCAGCAGGAAGACCTTGAGGAGAAGTTGAAGGAATATGTGGACTGCCTCACAGACAAGAG TACCAAGACCCGGCAGGGTGCTCTTGAGAGCCTGCGTCTGGCCCTAGCAGCGCACCTACTCCCCGACTTCTTGCTGGAGCGCCGCCTCACACTGGCTGATGCCTTGGAAAAGTGCCTCAAGAAAG GGAAGGGCGAGGAACAGGCCCTTGCCGCTGCTGTGCTAGGCCTGCTGTGCGTTCAGCTGGGCCCTGGACCCAAGGGTGAGGAGTTATTCCACAGCCTGCAGCCCCTGCTGGTCTCTGTGCTTAGTGACAGCACAGCTAGCCCTGCTGCCCGGCTCCAC TGCGCTTCTGCTCTTGGCCTGGGCTGCTACGTGGCTGCCACCGATGTCCAG GACCTGGTCTCCTGCCTCACCTGCTTGGAAGGCGTTTTCAGCCGGTCCtgtggtgtgggtggctccacaGCCCCTGTGGTCCCTGTCAGCCTGCAGGGCTTGCTCTGTGCTGCCCTGCAGGCCTGGGCCTTGCTACTCACCATCTGCCCCAGCGCCCATATCAGCCGCATCCTGGACAG GCAGCtgccccagctgccccagctctTGTCCAGTGAAAGTGTGAACCTGCGGATGGCTGCCGGCGAGACCATCGCATTGCTTTTTGAGCTCACCCGGGACCTTGAG CCAACAGAGCTCAGGCTTCTGCTCCCACGTCCTCCatcgctcccactgcaggaggaCTTTGTTTACGAGGACATGGAGGCCCTCTGCAGCGCGCTGCGCACTCTGGCCACTGACAGCAACAAGTATCGGGCCAAGGCTGACCGCCGGCGCCAACGCTCTACCTTCCGGTCCGTGCTGCACTTTGTCGAG GGCGGCGAGTGTGAGGAGGAGACAGTCCGCTTCGGGCTCGAGGTACTCTATGTGGACAGCTGGGCTCGGCGCCGGGTCTACGCTGCCTTCAAGGACGCGCTGGGTTCCGGCATGCACCACCACCTCCAG AACAACGAGCTACTCCGTGACATCTTTGGTCTGGGCCCTGTGCTGGTGCTGGATGCCACTGCCCTGAAGGCCTGCAAGATCTCACGTTTTGAGAAG CACCTGTACAACGCTGCTGCCTTCAAAGCCAGGACCAAGGCGCGCAGCCGTGTGCGGGACAAGCGGGCAGACATCCTGTGA
- the LSMEM2 gene encoding leucine-rich single-pass membrane protein 2 isoform X1, whose amino-acid sequence MRVEPLSLSEISCPGEPAGPRSALLEASLSHLCLSSIKPRLGGGQAFPRISAEPLLPLSSPGTRHSHRPPACPTPTMPEEAQEDTVAPTRSRAPLAPNHVQEVRLHRVESISDLHSGGSLWPYLAEEAQPWDELLGILPPSMCAQTGCSPAHSRGSFLLLLALLVLTCLVLAVLAVYLSVLQSESLRVLAHTLRTQEEMLLKLRLASLSQLRRLNSSEARAPS is encoded by the exons ATGAGGGTTGAACCTCTATCACTCTCAGAAATCTCCTGTCCAGGAGAGCCTGCTGGACCAAGATCTGCACTGCTTGAGGCGAGCCTCTCCCACCTCTGTTTGTCATCCATCAAG CCCAGGTTGGGAGGCGGCCAGGCCTTCCCCAGGATCTCAGCGGAGCCACTGCTGCCTCTATCTAGTCCTGGTACTAGGCACTCCCATCGACCCCCTGCCTGCCCAACACCCACCATGCCAGAAGAGGCCCAAGAAG ACACCGTGGCACCGACAAGGAGCAGGGCACCACTGGCTCCTAATCATGTGCAGGAGGTTCGCCTACACCGGGTGGAGTCCATCAGCGATCTGCACAGTGGAG GTTCACTGTGGCCCTACCTGGCCGAGGAGGCGCAGCCATGGGATGAGCTGCTGGGCATCCTGCCTCCATCGATGTGCGCCCAGACCGGCTGCAGCCCCGCGCACAGCCGCGGCagcttcctgctgctgctggcaCTGCTGGTGCTCACCTGCCTGGTGCTGGCTGTCCTGGCTGTCTACCTGAGTG TGCTGCAGAGCGAATCCCTACGCGTGCTGGCGCACACACTGCGAACGCAGGAGGAAATGCTGCTCAAACTCCGGCTCGCCAGCCTCAGCCAGCTGCGGAGGCTCAACTCAAGTGAGGCCCGAGCACCCAGTTGA
- the IFRD2 gene encoding interferon-related developmental regulator 2 isoform X1, translating into MPRARKGSAPRRGGQRSGGARSSTQADSGSSEDEAASEARSTTSECPSLLSTAAEESFGGDAVDEQGQQEDLEEKLKEYVDCLTDKSTKTRQGALESLRLALAAHLLPDFLLERRLTLADALEKCLKKGKGEEQALAAAVLGLLCVQLGPGPKGEELFHSLQPLLVSVLSDSTASPAARLHVSVPCPVTPFLHLIPKQRHGFHLPPGSPAPRVSPMAGNPGSPSDHGLALPSSQQCASALGLGCYVAATDVQDLVSCLTCLEGVFSRSCGVGGSTAPVVPVSLQGLLCAALQAWALLLTICPSAHISRILDRQLPQLPQLLSSESVNLRMAAGETIALLFELTRDLEEDFVYEDMEALCSALRTLATDSNKYRAKADRRRQRSTFRSVLHFVEGGECEEETVRFGLEVLYVDSWARRRVYAAFKDALGSGMHHHLQNNELLRDIFGLGPVLVLDATALKACKISRFEKHLYNAAAFKARTKARSRVRDKRADIL; encoded by the exons GTGCCCGGAGCAGTACCCAAGCTGACTCAGGTTCCAGTGAGGATGAGGCAGCCAGCGAGGCCCGCAGCACCACCAGTGAATGTCCCAGCCTTCTTAGCACCGCAGCAGAGGAAAGCTTTG GGGGGGATGCCGTGGATGAGCAGGGCCAGCAGGAAGACCTTGAGGAGAAGTTGAAGGAATATGTGGACTGCCTCACAGACAAGAG TACCAAGACCCGGCAGGGTGCTCTTGAGAGCCTGCGTCTGGCCCTAGCAGCGCACCTACTCCCCGACTTCTTGCTGGAGCGCCGCCTCACACTGGCTGATGCCTTGGAAAAGTGCCTCAAGAAAG GGAAGGGCGAGGAACAGGCCCTTGCCGCTGCTGTGCTAGGCCTGCTGTGCGTTCAGCTGGGCCCTGGACCCAAGGGTGAGGAGTTATTCCACAGCCTGCAGCCCCTGCTGGTCTCTGTGCTTAGTGACAGCACAGCTAGCCCTGCTGCCCGGCTCCACGTGAGTGTTCCTTGCCCTGTGACACCCTTCCTTCACCTAATCCCTAAGCAGAGACATGGGTTCCACCTGCCTCCAGGCTCCCCTGCTCCGAGGGTGAGCCCCATGGCTGGGAACCCAGGCTCACCCTCTGACCACGGCCTGGCTTTGCCCTCCTCCCAGCAGTGCGCTTCTGCTCTTGGCCTGGGCTGCTACGTGGCTGCCACCGATGTCCAG GACCTGGTCTCCTGCCTCACCTGCTTGGAAGGCGTTTTCAGCCGGTCCtgtggtgtgggtggctccacaGCCCCTGTGGTCCCTGTCAGCCTGCAGGGCTTGCTCTGTGCTGCCCTGCAGGCCTGGGCCTTGCTACTCACCATCTGCCCCAGCGCCCATATCAGCCGCATCCTGGACAG GCAGCtgccccagctgccccagctctTGTCCAGTGAAAGTGTGAACCTGCGGATGGCTGCCGGCGAGACCATCGCATTGCTTTTTGAGCTCACCCGGGACCTTGAG gaggaCTTTGTTTACGAGGACATGGAGGCCCTCTGCAGCGCGCTGCGCACTCTGGCCACTGACAGCAACAAGTATCGGGCCAAGGCTGACCGCCGGCGCCAACGCTCTACCTTCCGGTCCGTGCTGCACTTTGTCGAG GGCGGCGAGTGTGAGGAGGAGACAGTCCGCTTCGGGCTCGAGGTACTCTATGTGGACAGCTGGGCTCGGCGCCGGGTCTACGCTGCCTTCAAGGACGCGCTGGGTTCCGGCATGCACCACCACCTCCAG AACAACGAGCTACTCCGTGACATCTTTGGTCTGGGCCCTGTGCTGGTGCTGGATGCCACTGCCCTGAAGGCCTGCAAGATCTCACGTTTTGAGAAG CACCTGTACAACGCTGCTGCCTTCAAAGCCAGGACCAAGGCGCGCAGCCGTGTGCGGGACAAGCGGGCAGACATCCTGTGA
- the IFRD2 gene encoding interferon-related developmental regulator 2 isoform X5, with protein MPRARKGSAPRRGGQRSGGARSSTQADSGSSEDEAASEARSTTSECPSLLSTAAEESFGGDAVDEQGQQEDLEEKLKEYVDCLTDKSTKTRQGALESLRLALAAHLLPDFLLERRLTLADALEKCLKKGKGEEQALAAAVLGLLCVQLGPGPKGEELFHSLQPLLVSVLSDSTASPAARLHDLVSCLTCLEGVFSRSCGVGGSTAPVVPVSLQGLLCAALQAWALLLTICPSAHISRILDRQLPQLPQLLSSESVNLRMAAGETIALLFELTRDLEPTELRLLLPRPPSLPLQEDFVYEDMEALCSALRTLATDSNKYRAKADRRRQRSTFRSVLHFVEGGECEEETVRFGLEVLYVDSWARRRVYAAFKDALGSGMHHHLQNNELLRDIFGLGPVLVLDATALKACKISRFEKHLYNAAAFKARTKARSRVRDKRADIL; from the exons GTGCCCGGAGCAGTACCCAAGCTGACTCAGGTTCCAGTGAGGATGAGGCAGCCAGCGAGGCCCGCAGCACCACCAGTGAATGTCCCAGCCTTCTTAGCACCGCAGCAGAGGAAAGCTTTG GGGGGGATGCCGTGGATGAGCAGGGCCAGCAGGAAGACCTTGAGGAGAAGTTGAAGGAATATGTGGACTGCCTCACAGACAAGAG TACCAAGACCCGGCAGGGTGCTCTTGAGAGCCTGCGTCTGGCCCTAGCAGCGCACCTACTCCCCGACTTCTTGCTGGAGCGCCGCCTCACACTGGCTGATGCCTTGGAAAAGTGCCTCAAGAAAG GGAAGGGCGAGGAACAGGCCCTTGCCGCTGCTGTGCTAGGCCTGCTGTGCGTTCAGCTGGGCCCTGGACCCAAGGGTGAGGAGTTATTCCACAGCCTGCAGCCCCTGCTGGTCTCTGTGCTTAGTGACAGCACAGCTAGCCCTGCTGCCCGGCTCCAC GACCTGGTCTCCTGCCTCACCTGCTTGGAAGGCGTTTTCAGCCGGTCCtgtggtgtgggtggctccacaGCCCCTGTGGTCCCTGTCAGCCTGCAGGGCTTGCTCTGTGCTGCCCTGCAGGCCTGGGCCTTGCTACTCACCATCTGCCCCAGCGCCCATATCAGCCGCATCCTGGACAG GCAGCtgccccagctgccccagctctTGTCCAGTGAAAGTGTGAACCTGCGGATGGCTGCCGGCGAGACCATCGCATTGCTTTTTGAGCTCACCCGGGACCTTGAG CCAACAGAGCTCAGGCTTCTGCTCCCACGTCCTCCatcgctcccactgcaggaggaCTTTGTTTACGAGGACATGGAGGCCCTCTGCAGCGCGCTGCGCACTCTGGCCACTGACAGCAACAAGTATCGGGCCAAGGCTGACCGCCGGCGCCAACGCTCTACCTTCCGGTCCGTGCTGCACTTTGTCGAG GGCGGCGAGTGTGAGGAGGAGACAGTCCGCTTCGGGCTCGAGGTACTCTATGTGGACAGCTGGGCTCGGCGCCGGGTCTACGCTGCCTTCAAGGACGCGCTGGGTTCCGGCATGCACCACCACCTCCAG AACAACGAGCTACTCCGTGACATCTTTGGTCTGGGCCCTGTGCTGGTGCTGGATGCCACTGCCCTGAAGGCCTGCAAGATCTCACGTTTTGAGAAG CACCTGTACAACGCTGCTGCCTTCAAAGCCAGGACCAAGGCGCGCAGCCGTGTGCGGGACAAGCGGGCAGACATCCTGTGA